The Neovison vison isolate M4711 chromosome 5, ASM_NN_V1, whole genome shotgun sequence genome includes a region encoding these proteins:
- the TOB1 gene encoding protein Tob1, which yields MQLEIQVALNFIISYLYNKLPRRRVNIFGEELERLLKKKYEGHWYPEKPYKGSGFRCIHIGEKVDPVIEQASKESGLDIDDVRGNLPQDLSVWIDPFEVSYQIGEKGPVKVLYVDDNNENGCELDKEIKNSFNPEAQVFMPISDPASSVSSSPSPPFGHSAAVSPTFMPRSTQPLTFTTATFAATKFGSTKMKNSGRSNKVARTSPINLGLNVNDLLKQKAISSSMHSLYGLGLGSQQQPQQQQPSQPPPPPPPPQPQPQQKASALSPNAKEFIFPNMQGQGSSTNGMFPGDSPLNLSPLQYSNAFDVFAAYGGLNEKSFVDGLNFSLNNMQYSNQQFQPVMAN from the coding sequence ATGCAGCTTGAAATCCAAGTAGcactaaattttattatttcatatttgtaCAATAAGCTTCCCAGGAGACGTGTCAACATTTTTGGTGAAGAGCTTGAAAGACTTCTTAAGAAGAAATATGAAGGGCACTGGTATCCTGAAAAGCCATACAAAGGATCAGGGTTTAGATGTATACACATAGGGGAGAAAGTGGACCCAGTGATTGAACAAGCATCCAAAGAGAGTGGTTTGGACATTGATGATGTTCGTGGCAATCTGCCACAGGATCTTAGTGTTTGGATCGACCCATTTGAGGTTTCCTACCAAATTGGTGAAAAGGGACCAGTGAAGGTGCTTTATGTGgatgataataatgaaaatggaTGTGAGTTGGATAAGGAGATCAAAAACAGCTTTAACCCAGAGGCCCAGGTTTTTATGCCCATCAGTGACCCAGCCTCATCAGTGTCCAGCTCTCCGTCGCCTCCCTTTGGTCACTCTGCTGCTGTAAGCCCTACCTTCATGCCCCGGTCCACTCAGCCTTTAACCTTTACCACTGCCACTTTTGCTGCCACCAAGTTCGGCTCTACCAAAATGAAGAATAGTGGCCGCAGCAACAAGGTTGCACGTACTTCTCCTATCAACCTCGGCTTGAATGTGAATGACCTCTTGAAGCAGAAAGCCATCTCTTCCTCAATGCACTCTCTGTACGGGCTCGGCCTGGGcagccagcagcagccccagcagcagcagccctcccagccgccaccgccgccgccgccaccgcagccgcagccgcagcAGAAAGCCTCCGCTCTTTCTCCCAATGCcaaggaatttatttttcctaacATGCAGGGTCAAGGTAGTAGTACCAATGGAATGTTCCCAGGTGACAGCCCCCTAAACCTCAGTCCTCTCCAGTACAGTAATGCCTTTGATGTGTTTGCGGCCTATGGAGGCCTCAACGAGAAGTCTTTTGTAGATGGCTTGAATTTTAGCTTAAATAACATGCAGTATTCTAACCAGCAATTCCAGCCTGTCATGGctaactaa